In a single window of the Fusarium falciforme chromosome 3, complete sequence genome:
- a CDS encoding NmrA domain-containing protein, whose translation MTQIGIFPASGALGTSTYSHLLSIVPNNRVTLISRFPEKVPQRYIKDGVTTRKASYESSLEDLESAFNGLDVLFLISYPSHVHQYRTKVQTKGIDAAHKAGVKHIFYSSLGFASLEKDTTKAEVMGAHLDSEAHLKALARKDPGFSWTSIREGLYSESFPIYTAFFDIRNPSSEILIPHDGTGPGISWVKRDELGEATARLIASYAESPSEFKYINQIVTLTGPRPWSLAETVQVLSKASNQNVQIRQVSVDEYAAQTQVAGRFGSKELATTWATAWEAIRAGETEAVTETLGQLLGREPEAFDTTVEDLVKSN comes from the coding sequence ATGACGCAGATCGGCATCTTCCCCGCATCCGGGGCGCTCGGGACAAGCACGTATTCCCACCTCTTATCAATCGTGCCAAATAACCGGGTCACCCTCATCAGTCGATTCCCTGAAAAAGTACCTCAGAGGTACATCAAGGATGGGGTTACTACCCGAAAAGCTTCATACGAATCGAGCCTTGAGGACCTTGAGTCTGCTTTTAACGGACTCGATGTGCTATTCCTCATTTCGTATCCGAGCCACGTTCACCAGTACAGGACCAAAGTCCAAACTAAAGGAATTGATGCCGCTCACAAGGCTGGGGTCAAGCACATATTTTACTCGTCCCTTGGCTTCGCATCCCTAGAAAAGGATACTACGAAAGCAGAAGTGATGGGAGCGCATCTCGACAGCGAGGCTCATCTCAAAGCACTCGCACGCAAAGACCCTGGCTTCTCGTGGACCAGCATCCGCGAAGGTCTTTACAGTGAATCATTCCCCATCTACACTGCCTTTTTCGACATAAGGAATCCTTCCAGTGAGATTCTCATTCCTCATGATGGAACTGGTCCTGGCATAAGTTGGGTGAAGCGAGATGAACTGGGAGAGGCAACTGCGCGGCTCATTGCCTCGTATGCTGAGTCGCCGTCAGAATTCAAGTATATAAACCAAATCGTCACTCTTACGGGACCGAGACCATGGTCACTGGCCGAAACCGTTCAGGTTTTGTCGAAGGCTTCGAATCAAAACGTTCAGATCAGACAGGTCAGTGTGGACGAGTATGCCGCGCAGACGCAGGTTGCTGGGAGATTTGGATCCAAGGAACTGGCCACAACCTGGGCTACCGCGTGGGAGGCTATCCGAGCCGGAGAGACAGAGGCGGTGACAGAGACATTGGGGCAGCTTCTGGGAAGAGAACCTGAAGCTTTTGACACGACCGTTGAGGATTTGGTCAAGTCCAACTAG
- a CDS encoding HET domain-containing protein, with the protein MEQITLNGKVVPIKGNLAYALRHVYEHWADAFPDERSRQMFLWADALCIDQDDVEEKSSQVPLMRTIFSRAELVMSWLGPESDSLHCAMDTIEMLYSEWSEKDDISDLRWILRHPSLCDAWTDERDDSWINTRWEAMYEFNRLSYWHCTWVFQEIVLAKRVRAICGRKALEWHKIAYVAEQASELNLELQTRGMMKPEFLSGPAWVALATRHSPPWILLQTYAEMGRMEASHEKAPHEPDWYLSVLGGRWLLATDPKDHIYGLLGVTRLPITPDYVRRRRLPLYCDYVANWLKAWRDGDIDFEELDFITFSGSSAAQKDPEMPSWISNCPSASSSEGVDGRLIYKGSASEQVFPKDTENASVIGMPLFVSGVELDIITQTEDCDYDGAFSVSNFDFLQEFVTMRPVYPTGISSLQAMFRILARGGYGGYEPLDATGFHMVTKWKSDDSIKWQTIEELCGCRGLAFFTTGSGYIGISRKCAQGCIRAATSMSRHAALLGYLTERLVTI; encoded by the exons ATGGAACAGATTACGCTAAACGGTAAAGTCGTCCCTATTAAGGGAAACTTGGCGTATGCTCTCCGCCATGTGTATGAGCACTGGGCCGATGCTTTCCCAGATGAGAGGTCGCGCCAAATGTTCCTTTGGGCTGACGCTCTCTGCATCGACCAAGATGACGTCGAGGAGAAAAGTAGCCAGGTCCCTCTCATGAGAACGATATTCTCCCGTGCTGAACTTGTCATGTCTTGGCTCGGTCCTGAGAGTGACAGTCTGCATTGTGCTATGGATACAATCGAGATGCTGTATTCGGAATGGTCGGAAAAGGATGACATCTCGGACCTGAGATGGATACTTCGTCATCCATCTCTATGCGATGCCTGGACGGATGAACGAGACGACTCTTGGATCAACACTCGGTGGGAAGCTATGTACGAATTCAATCGCCTCAGTTATTGGCACTGTACATGGGTCTTCCAAGAAATCGTCCTCGCGAAGCGGGTCAGGGCAATTTGCGGACGAAAAGCTCTGGAATGGCACAAGATTGCCTATGTTGCGGAACAAGCAAGCGAGTTGAATCTGGAGCTCCAAACTAGAGGCATGATGAAACCTGAATTTCTTTCTGGTCCTGCTTGGGTTGCGCTGGCAACACGTCACAGCCCTCCCTGGATCTTACTTCAAACCTACGCCGAGATGGGCAGAATGGAGGCCAGTCACGAGAAGGCTCCACATGAGCCAGATTGGTATCTTTCAGTTTTGGGTGGACGATGGCTGCTTGCAACAGACCCAAAAGATCATATTTATGGGTTACTTGGAGTAACTCGTCTTCCAATAACTCCCGACTATGTGAGAAGACGTCGGTTGCCTCTCTATTGCGACTACGTCGCCAACTGGCTCAAGGCGTGGCGGGATGGAGATATAGACTTTGAAGAACTTgactttataactttttcCGGGTCCTCAGCAGCGCAGAAGGACCCAGAGATGCCTTCTTGGATTTCAAACTGCCCTTCAGCTTCGAGCTCTGAAGGAGTAGATGGCCGACTTATCTACAAAGGATCAGCGAGTGAACAAGTGTTCCCCAAAGACACTGAGAATGCTTCAGTTATCGGAATGCCCCTCTTCGTGAGTGGCGTTGAACTGGATATCATTACACAAACCGAGGACTGCGATTACGATGGTGCATTTTCAGTGTCCAACTTTGACTTCCTACAGGAATTCGTAACGATGCGGCCAGTTTATCCTACTGGGATTTCTTCACTACAGGCCATGTTTCGAATTCTCGCCAGGGGCGGTTATGGAGGATATGAACCGTTGGATGCGACAGGTTTTCACATGGTGAC AAAGTGGAAGTCTGATGACAGCATCAAGTGGCAGACAATCGAAGAGCTCTGTGGCTGCCGCGGCCTAGCCTTCTTCACGACCGGTTCTGGTTATATCGGCATATCTCGAAAGTGTGCTCAG GGTTGCATCAGAGCCGCCACGTCCATGTCTCGACATGCTGCGTTGTTGGGCTATCTCACGGAGAGGCTAGTGACTATTTAG
- a CDS encoding Non-reducing end alpha-L-arabinofuranosidase — MLFLASLFPLIQVATALSLTVGSSGGNASSQLLYGLLYEDIYHSGDGGLYGEMLRNRAFQGSGRGRRASYDRNTDFWNPVGGVQLSIDQSQPSLSSSLGYHLRMDVPEGTTGTVGFYNDGFWGFSVDAAKRYIASMYVRGDYNGEVECYFKNTISGQKLSSSKMKLNQKASDGWKQSSTPTFNPTITAGNGNNTFYFAFDGRQLAGKSIYFNLFSLFKQTYKNRYNGLREDLMVSLEGLNTKWIRLPGGNNMEGLRLGEHWKWNQTIGNLKDRPGMLGVWGDINTDGFGLLEQMQMAQDLGLTVILGVHAGLYLNSDVVPQSQMQPYIDMTLNELEFLIGDKSTTYGAKRAALGYTAPFKVEWVEIGNEDYLNNGRSSYYSYRFMAVYNAIRGKYPNMNIISSINPSPSPDKGSGGMVDLHIYDNERHFVSLYNTFDQASRDYPVFVAEYAAIRAGTGTGAEIGAQTFGMACAEAIFLLGCERNSDIIVGSAYGALIKHYDEEPNTVAVIKHTATEVLYTMSYYVQKLFADYMGTETLPVTATEGKVGPTYWSATKGSEGTVLKLVNYNGPTGEAGAVKVTVKGSSASTAKLTLLSAPSSTSVNNLPSMGGEASQITVKTISGQNGVFSVAFTKTYEIAILTV, encoded by the exons ATGTTGTTTCTCGCATCGCTCTTCCCCCTTATTCAGGTCGCCACGGCCCTGAGTCTTACCGTCGGCTCGTCCGGCGGTAATGCTTCCAGCCAGCTATTGTACGGCTTACTGTACGAG GACATCTATCATTCTGGAGACGGCGGCCTGTATGGCGAAATGCTTCGCAACCGGGCCTTCCAAGGCTCCGGAAGAGGCAGAAGAGCAAGCTATGATCGAAACACGGATTTTTGGAATCCTGTCGGGGGAGTACAGCTTTCCATCGACCAGTCCCAGCCGAGCCTTTCGTCCAGCCTTGGATACCACCTGCGAATGGACGTCCCAGAAGGCACGACGGGCACCGTTGGCTTTTACAATGACGGCTTCTGGGGCTTCAGTGTTGATGCGGCCAAACGCTACATCGCCAGCATGTATGTCAGAGGAGACTACAACGGTGAGGTGGAATGTTATTTCAAAAACACCATCTCTGGCCAAAAGCTCTCGTCCTccaagatgaagctgaaCCAGAAGGCCTCGGACGGATGGAAGCAGAGCTCAACACCGACCTTCAACCCCACCATCACGGCTGGAAACGGGAACAATACCTTTTACTTTGCCTTTGACGGCCGTCAGCTTGCTGGCAAGAGCATCTACTTCAACCTCTTCAGTCTCTTCAAACAAACATACAAAAATCGCTACAATGGTCTCCGCGAAGATTTGATGGTTAGCCTTGAAGGTCTTAACACGAAATGGATTCGTCTTCCTGGTGGAAACAACATGGAAGGTCTCCGACTCGGCGAGCACTGGAAGTGGAACCAAACCATTGGGAACCTGAAAGACCGACCCGGAATGCTGGGTGTCTGGGGAGACATCAACACGGATGGGTTCGGACTCCTGGAGCAGATGCAAATGGCTCAGGACTTGGGCCTTACCGTCATTCTTGGAGTGCATGCTGGATTGTATCTCAACAGCGACGTGGTTCCCCAGAGCCAAATGCAACCCTACATCGACATGACGCTGAATGAACTGGAGTTTCTCATT GGCGACAAGTCTACCACATATGGAGCTAAGAGGGCCGCCTTGGGATATACGGCTCCGTTCAAAGTGGAATGGGTAGAGATCGGCAATGAAGACTACCTCAACAATGGTCGCTCGTCTTACTATTCCTACCGCTTCATGGCCGTGTACAATGCCATTCGGGGGAAATATCCAAACATGAACATCATTTCTAGCATCAacccatctccatcgcccGACAAGGGGAGCGGAGGCATGGTGGACCTCCACATCTACGACAATGAGCGTCACTTTGTAAGCCTCTACAACACATTCGATCAGGCGAGTCGGGACTACCCCGTCTTTGTGGCCGAATACGCCGCCATCCGAGCGGGCACGGGAACCGGAGCCGAAATAGGAGCCCAGACGTTTGGAATGGCCTGTGCCGAGGCCATCTTTTTGCTTGGATGCGAACGAAACTCTGACATCATTGTCGGTTCGGCCTACGGCGCGTTGATCAAGCACTATGACGAAGAACCCAACACTGTTGCCGTCATCAAGCACACTGCCACCGAAGTGTTGTACACCATGAGCTACTATGTGCAGAAGCTCTTTGCCGACTACATGGGCACGGAAACGCTTCCCGTGACAGCCACAGAGGGTAAGGTTGGGCCAACGTATTGGTCGGCTACAAAGGGAAGTGAGGGCACCGTTCTGAAGCTCGTCAACTACAACGGTCCGACGGGTGAAGCTGGTGCTGTCAAGGTGACTGTTAAGGGGTCAAGCGCCAGTACGGCAAAGCTTACACTTCTGTCCGCTCCCAGCTCTACCAGTGTCAACAACCTGCCTTCTATGGGTGGGGAGGCCAGCCAGATTACGGTCAAGACCATCAGTGGTCAGAACGGCGTCTTTTCGGTGGCCTTCACCAAGACCTACGAGATTGCTATCCTGACCGTGTAG
- a CDS encoding MFS domain-containing protein has translation MALPPRVYQFLVGVFAAVGSFLYGYDLTIVAEVVASQSFQDKFTPTTAEIGLVASLLTAGAFVGAAIAGTISDYFGRRGTILSGGLVFCLGGGLQTGAPNYSYIISGRFIGGIGIGILTMIVPLYQAELAHPDIRGLVTGLQQFMLGVGGVCGAWISYGTYVSFTDDRQWQIPFGLQIAPAGILSALIFLFPESPRWLLQKGKDEQGLATLARLHSQGNTNDPWVMAEFQQIQLQVATEAEAEAKSLSELFRTRANFRRVMLACAIQAATQMTGISAIQYYSVTIFKQIGINGTDTLRYQAINSVIGLIGEIIIMAFVDKVGRRSMIIIGNLAMCVTYIVSTVLMAEFPASEDNSGAHWGFIIMTWLFNFCFASMGSLSWIVPAEIFDTATRAKGVALATMISFAFNTMIGQVTPIGMENLGWRFYILFVVTNLTNAIFFWAMLPETRKLPLEEMNRLFSDAPIFVGSRDMSRYTINETSEMARNIDDKQHQQDGERIHVE, from the exons ATGGCGTTACCCCCTCGAGTCTATCAGTTTCTAGTGGGCGTCTTTGCGGCCGTGGGATCGTTCCTGTACGGGTATGATCTCACGATTGTCGCTGAAG TTGTCGCTAGTCAGTCCTTCCAGGACAAGTTCACTCCCACGACTGCTGAAATCGGCCTCGTCGCGTCCCTTCTAACGGCCGGTGCCTTTGTCGGAGCTGCAATCGCTGGAACGATCAGCGACTATTTCGGTCGACGCGGCACAATCCTGAGCGGTGGTCTGGTCTTCTGTCTCGGTGGTGGCCTTCAGACTGGTGCCCCAAACTACAGCTATATTATCAGCGGTCGATTCATCGGCGGAATCGG AATCGGTATCCTTACAATGATTGTTCCACTTTATCAGGCAGAGTTGGCTCACCCAGATATTCGCGGACTTGTCACAGGTTTGCAACAGTTCatgcttggtgttggtggcgtCTGCGGTGCCTGGATCAGCTACGGCACCTACGTCAGCTTCACCGACGACCGCCAATGGCAGATCCCATTTGGTCTGCAGATTGCCCCAGCAGGAATACTCTCAGCCCTCATCTTCTTGTTCCCCGAGTCGCCTCGCTGGCTGCTGCAGAAAGGCAAAGACGAACAGGGTCTCGCCACACTTGCGAGGCTACATTCTCAAGGCAATACCAATGACCCATGGGTCATGGCCGAGTTCCAGCAGATCCAGCTCCAGGTGGCTACCGAggctgaggccgaggccaagtcCTTGTCTGAGCTATTCCGCACCAGAGCCAACTTTCGTCGAGTCATGCTTGCCTGTGCTATCCAGGCTGCCACACAAATGACGGGTATCTCGGCCATCCAGTATTATTCCGTTACCATCTTT AAGCAAATTGGCATCAACGGCACGGACACCCTCCGATATCAAGCCATCAACTCTGTTATTGGGCTTATTGGCGAGATTATCATTATGGCCTTTGTCGACAAGGTTGGTCGTCGAAGCATGATTATCATTGGGAACCTTGCCATGTGCGTGACGTACATCGTCAGTACCGTCCTAATGGCCGAGTTCCCTGCCTCCGAGGACAACTCCGGAGCCCACTGGGgattcatcatcatgacaTGGTTGTTTAACTTTTGTTTCGCCAGCATGGGGTCTCTTT CTTGGATTGTGCCGGCCGAGATCTTTGACACAGCTACAAGGGCAAAGGGTGTGGCTCTGGCGACCATGATATCCTTTGCGTTCAA cACAATGATCGGCCAAGTGACCCCTATTGGAATGGAGAATCTGGGGTGGCGCTTCTATATTCTCTTCGTC GTGACAAACTTGACTaatgccatcttcttctgggCCATGCTGCCAGAGACTAGGAAGCTGCCCCTCGAGGAAATGAACCGTCTGTTCTCGGATGCCCCCATCTTCGTTGGAAGTAGAGACATGAGCCGCTACACGATTAATGAGACATCCGAGATGGCAAGGAACATCGATGACAAGCAGCATCAACAAGACGGAGAGAGGATTCATGTTGAGTAG
- a CDS encoding Beta-elim-lyase domain-containing protein: MPSVVETVQATESVFTPKVKAKLAAHAERASRDFRSDVVTVPTEDMMNAILNASVSDDIYDEEGDASVKALEQRLVEMTGMEAALWAVSGTQGNQICLRTHLTQPPHTVLLDHRAHVHCWESGALPVISQASATTVRPKNGVHLTLEDVKLNIILDGNIHFPPTRVVSLENTLFGTILPLADAQAISKYVRALPVPEGQKPVAMHLDAARLFDGVIGEGVDLKAYAACFDSMSICLAKGIGAPMGSIILGKKSFIERAKWFRKMLGGGTRQPGMMAAAALAALEYSIPRFPSVHNMARSAASEIEAIGYKFSLPVQTNMIILDLEAVGIPASAFVEYCAGEKVAVFPMARIVFHHQTSEAAVKSLVSALSKLMKDKNNGVALEDKKVSGGYS; encoded by the exons ATGCCTAGCGTCGTCGAAACCGTTCAGGCCACTGAGTCTGTCTTCACCCCCAAGGTGAAGGCGAAACTCGCGGCCCATGCCGAAAGGGCATCCCGCGACTTCCGCTCTGACGTGGTGACTGTCCCAACCGAGGACATGATGAAC GCTATCTTGAATGCCTCAGTCAGCGACGACATCTACGATGAAGAGGGCGACGCGTCTGTCAAGGCCCTTGAGCAGAGGCTTGTGGAAATGACCGGCATGGAGGCCGCGCTGTGGGCTGTGTCTGGAACTCAGGGCAATCAGATTTGTCTACGAACGCACTTGACCCAGCCGCCTCACACTGTTCTTCTCGACCACCGCGCCCATGTCCATTGCTGGGAGTCTGGTGCCCTTCCCGTCATTTCCCAGGCTTCTGCTACGACTGTTCGGCCTAAGAATGGGGTCCATCTTACCTTGGAGGACGTCAAGCTGAACATTATCCTCGACGGAAACA TTCACTTCCCCCCTACTCGTGTTGTGTCCCTAGAGAACACGCTATTCGGTACCATCCTCCCTCTTGCCGACGCACAAGCTATCTCCAAGTATGTTCGAGCGCTTCCTGTTCCCGAGGGTCAAAAACCTGTTGCGATGCACCTCGATGCTGCTCGACTCTTTGACGGTGTTATCGGCGAGGGCGTTGACCTGAAGGCGTATGCGGCCTGCTTCGATAGCATGTCGATATGCCTGGCTAAGGGTATTGGTGCCCCCATGGGAAGCATCATTCTTGGCAAGAAGTCGTTTATCGAACGAGCCAAGTGGTTCCGCAAGATGCTTGGTGGTGGCACGAGGCAGCCTGGTATGATGGCTGCAGCGGCACTCGCTGCGTTGGAGTACAGCATTCCGCGCTTCCCTTCGGTCCACAACATGGCTCGATCCGCTGCTTCAGAAATCGAGGCGATTGGGTACAAGTTTTCTCTTCCGGTCCAGACCAACATGATTATTCTGGACCTTGAAGCTGTTGGGATCCCGGCCTCGGCATTTGTCGAGTATTGCGCGGGTGAGAAGGTGGCTGTTTTCCCGATGGCGAGAATTGTCTTTCATCATCAGACTTCAGAGGCCGCCGTCAAGAGCCTCGTGAGTGCTCTATCTAAGCTCATGAAAGATAAGAACAATGGCGTGGCTTTGGAGGATAAGAAGGTCAGCGGAGGATACAGCTGA
- a CDS encoding DAO domain-containing protein: MAPSRSRESIVIVGAGIIGLNVALVLAERGFGDSITVVATHLPGDTAPGYTSPWAGCNFSAISGRHKNALRWDKLGYAHLFKLASRGSSETFVRRAPSFEYWDDQVPHEKIKDMADYLEDFQVVSPDQLPDGAKFGVFFTTLTLNAPSHLLYLYQRLQQQYGVTFARQEISHIQDPFTNPNTKIVFNCVGNAAKTLAGVEDPKCYPTRGSVLLARAPHVRTNVMRHGLDYETYIIPRPESNGNVILGGYMQKGNSDSSTYSSETKSIIERTRALSTELASDKVEVLAAFSGLRPSRDGGARVERSDVNVASGLGIIVHNYGAGGTGFQAGYGMAVDSVALVDDILQRWDMETLSSKL; encoded by the exons ATGGCCCCCTCTCGGTCCAGAGAAAGCATCGTGATAGTTGG GGCTGGCATCATTGGTCTAAATgtcgccctcgtcctcgctgAACGCGGCTTTGGAGATAGCATCACGGTGGTAGCCACGCATCTTCCCGGTGATACCGCACCTGGATACACCTCGCCTTG GGCCGGATGCAACTTCTCAGCTATATCTGGCCGACACAAAAATGCATTGCGGTGGGATAAGTTGGGCTATGCTCATTTATTCAAGCTTGCTTCCCGGGGTTCTTCTGAGACCTTTGTCCGTCGTGCTCCTTCCTTTGAGTATTGGGATGATCAAGTCCCACACGAGAAGATTAAGGATATGGCCGATTATCTTGAAGAT TTCCAAGTTGTCTCACCCGACCAACTTCCCGACGGAGCCAAGTTTGGTGTTTTCTTCACCACCCTGACCTTGAACGCCCCGAGCCACCTCTTGTATCTCTACCAAAGACTCCAACAGCAATACGGCGTCACCTTTGCCCGACAAGAGATTTCACACATCCAAGACCCTTTTACCAACCCCAACACAAAAATTGTCTTCAACTGCGTTGGTAATGCCGCAAAGACGCTTGCTGGAGTGGAGGATCCCAAATGTTACCCGACAAGGGGCTCGGTGTTGCTCGCGCGCGCGCCTCACGTGAGAACTAATGTCATGAGGCATGGTCTAGACTACGAAACGTACATTATTCCACGCCCAGAGTCTAATGGGAATGTCATCCTGGGAGGCTACATGCAAAAGGGAAACTC TGATAGCTCTACGTACTCGAGTGAGACAAAGTCCATCATAGAGCGGACAAGGGCCTTGAGCACAGAGCTTGCTAGTGACAAGGTAGAAgtcttggcagccttctccGGCCTGAGACCCTCCCGTGACGGCGGCGCGAGGGTTGAACGCAGCGATGTGAATGTGGCGAGCGGACTGGGGATCATTGTGCACAACTATGGTGCTGGAGGCACGGGATTCCAGGCTGGCTATGGCATGGCCGTTGATTCTGTGGCGTTGGTGGATGATATTCTCCAGCGGTGGGATATGGAGACATTGTCTTCCAAGCTGTAG
- a CDS encoding FAD dependent oxidoreductase, whose product MAYHHHPKDSPLIIVGAGVFGLGLAYELAAVRGYNQVTVVDRFAPPVPDGSSVDVSRVIRAEYADPIYAQLSADALKEWRGDTPWSKHYNETGFVMLGTGENGYVQKCRAMREAQGTGPGREIFEAHETDQKLKELYPDLQADLAGLMSLRNTTGGWADAANAIRDLAESASRAGVSFITGSRGTVISLEYSGRRVVGVKTASGDSFKASTVVLATGSWTNRLVPDMGHNLSAVGQPIAFVQLTPEEAKRLQRMPVMQIFDTGLFTFPPTPDTHRLKIARHGYGYASSFQSVDGRSVSSPKLIGNNAAAGFLPHDAEETLGAGLRKFFPEFGDRPWESLRMCWYQDTPDGDFVVDHHPDTEGLFFATGGSGHAFKFLPVLGRNVADVFEGKVSEELREKWRIQPLSRRDPNQPMGQDGSRGGPVLRRLSAKEQSKL is encoded by the exons ATGGCTTACCATCACCACCCGAAAGATTCTCCTCTCATCATTGTCGGCGCCGGGGTCTTTGGCCTCGGCCTAGCCTATGAGCTAGCTGCAGTGCGAGGATACAACCAGGTCACCGTTGTCGACCGATTCGCTCCCCCGGTGCCTGACGGCAGCAGCGTCGATGTTTCTCGCGTCATCCGTGCTGAGTACGCAGACCCCATCTACGCTCAGCTCTCTGCGGACGCCCTCAAGGAATGGCGTGGAGATACCCCATGGTCAAAGCATTACAACGAGACGGGCTTCGTCATGCTGGGTACTGGCGAGAATGGCTACGTACAGAAGTGTCGTGCCATGCGGGAGGCTCAGGGAACTGGTCCAGGGAGAGAGATTTTTGAAGCCCATGAGACCGaccagaagctcaaggaacTCTACCCTGATCTTCAGGCTGACCTGGCGGGTCTGATGTCTCTCCGAAACACTACGGGTGGTTGGGCGGATGCCGCAAATGCCATCCGCGATCTCGCCGAGAGCGCTAGCCGGGCTGGCGTGTCTTTCATCACGGGGTCCAGGGGCACCGTCATCTCGCTAGAGTACTCAGGTCGCCGCGTTGTCGGCGTTAAGACCGCCAGCGGAGACTCGTTCAAGGCCAGCACTGTAGTTCTGGCTACTGGCTCCTGGACTAATCGTTTGGTTCCCGACATGGGCCACAACCTCTCGGCCGTGGGTCAGCCGATTGCTTTTGTCCAACTCACTCCCGAAGAGGCCAAAAGGCTCCAGCGCATGCCAGTCATGCAGATTTTCGACACTGGACTTTTCACTTTCCCCCCCACCCCTGATACGCACCGCTTGAAGATTGCCCGGCACGGGTATGGTTATGCGTCCAGCTTTCAGTCCGTTGATGGACGGTCAGTGTCTTCGCCCAAGCTGATTGGGAACAACGCTGCAGCTGGATTTCTTCCGCATGATGCTGAGGAAACACTGGGGGCAGGACTGAGGAAGTTTTTCCCGGAGTTTGGCGACCGCCCTTGGGAGAGCCTTCGCATGTGCTGGTACCAGGACACCCCAGATGGAGACTTTGTGGTCGACCATCACCCGGACACGGAGGGATTATTCTTTGCCACAGGGGGCTCAGGCCA TGCATTCAAATTCCTGCCCGTTCTGGGACGCAACGTCGCTGACGTCTTCGAGGGCAAGGTTTCCGAGGAGCTTCGGGAGAAATGGAGGATCCAACCATTGTCGAGGCGAGACCCGAACCAGCCTATGGGTCAAGACGGAAGTAGGGGAGGGCCTGTGCTACGTAGACTGTCTGCCAAGGAGCAGTCCAAGCTATGA